In Synechococcus sp. KORDI-52, one genomic interval encodes:
- a CDS encoding cobyrinate a,c-diamide synthase — MAAVIAAPASGSGKTLLSLALLSWAQQQGRRVQAFKVGPDYLDAQLLSQASGQACRNLDLNLCGETWVHQAFHGYGGASELTLVEGVMGLFDGIGSSTTGSTAEVARLLDLPVVLVLDAGGQAASLGALVRGFRDHDPQLQIAGVVLNKVSSPRHRELLAEVLERLEVPLLGCLPRSEALALPGRHLGLAPAHELDAPEQRRQAWAALASQHLNLERLEPLLRAPHPRPHPLADIPLQQEQPLPVALASDAAFHFRYQETSELLERMGMPLLHWSPLADESIPNEAKGLILPGGFPEQHAAQLSGCERSLSSLRAFVQQRPLYAECGGMLMLGEKLTDLDGSSHSMAGLLPFTAQRGPLQVGYRRLQARRNSPVVVSGQQLVGHEFHRWELHTNRPSSDRSVLWDIEGWKVHRHSEGWVDQTVHASWVHLHWASSTTICSRWRAALEAGERRLPNASSAASHPKGSKPSSNAGAG, encoded by the coding sequence ATGGCCGCCGTCATCGCTGCACCCGCCAGTGGCAGCGGCAAAACCCTGCTGAGCCTGGCGCTGTTGAGCTGGGCGCAGCAGCAGGGCCGGCGGGTCCAGGCCTTCAAGGTGGGCCCCGACTACCTCGATGCCCAGCTGCTCAGCCAGGCCTCCGGCCAGGCCTGCCGCAATCTCGATCTCAATCTCTGCGGGGAAACCTGGGTTCATCAGGCCTTTCACGGTTATGGAGGAGCCTCTGAGCTCACCCTCGTGGAGGGAGTGATGGGGCTGTTCGACGGCATCGGCAGCAGCACAACCGGAAGCACCGCTGAGGTGGCCCGCCTGCTGGATCTGCCGGTGGTGCTGGTGTTGGATGCCGGCGGTCAGGCTGCCTCCCTCGGCGCCCTCGTGCGGGGATTCCGTGATCACGATCCCCAGCTGCAGATCGCTGGCGTGGTGCTCAACAAAGTCAGCAGCCCCAGGCACCGGGAGCTGCTCGCCGAAGTGCTGGAGCGCCTGGAGGTGCCATTGCTGGGCTGCCTGCCCCGCAGCGAAGCCCTGGCCCTGCCGGGCCGGCATCTCGGCCTTGCCCCGGCCCATGAATTGGATGCGCCCGAACAACGGCGCCAGGCCTGGGCCGCTCTGGCCAGCCAGCACCTGAACCTGGAACGCCTGGAACCCCTACTGCGAGCACCCCACCCCAGGCCGCACCCCCTGGCCGACATCCCTTTGCAACAGGAACAGCCCCTGCCGGTGGCACTGGCGAGTGATGCCGCCTTTCATTTCCGCTACCAGGAAACCAGCGAACTGCTCGAGCGGATGGGTATGCCCCTGCTCCACTGGAGTCCGCTGGCCGATGAGAGCATCCCTAACGAAGCCAAAGGGCTGATCCTGCCGGGCGGTTTCCCCGAGCAGCACGCCGCCCAGCTCAGCGGCTGTGAGCGAAGCCTGAGTTCTCTGCGTGCGTTCGTGCAACAGCGGCCGCTCTACGCCGAATGCGGAGGGATGTTGATGCTGGGAGAAAAGCTGACCGACCTCGATGGGAGCAGTCACAGCATGGCGGGCTTGCTGCCCTTCACAGCCCAGCGCGGCCCGCTACAGGTGGGTTACCGCCGCCTGCAGGCGCGGCGGAACAGCCCTGTGGTGGTGAGCGGTCAGCAGCTGGTGGGCCATGAATTTCACCGTTGGGAGCTGCACACCAACCGGCCGTCCTCCGACAGGTCAGTGCTGTGGGACATTGAGGGATGGAAAGTCCATCGACATTCGGAAGGATGGGTCGATCAGACGGTTCACGCGAGCTGGGTTCACCTGCACTGGGCAAGCTCTACGACGATCTGCTCCCGATGGCGCGCCGCGCTCGAAGCCGGGGAGAGACGATTGCCAAACGCTTCGTCAGCCGCCAGTCACCCCAAAGGATCCAAGCCTTCGTCGAACGCTGGCGCTGGCTGA
- a CDS encoding acylphosphatase, producing the protein MAKRFVSRQSPQRIQAFVERWRWLIEGRVQRVGFRASCNRRALDLGISGWVRNLSDGRVEVQAEGPPLALSELRAWCEVGPPGARVVRVTPSQLPVTGDDWFEVRY; encoded by the coding sequence ATTGCCAAACGCTTCGTCAGCCGCCAGTCACCCCAAAGGATCCAAGCCTTCGTCGAACGCTGGCGCTGGCTGATTGAAGGCCGCGTTCAGCGGGTGGGGTTCCGCGCCAGCTGCAATCGGCGAGCCCTGGATCTCGGCATCAGCGGCTGGGTGCGCAACCTGAGTGACGGCCGTGTGGAAGTGCAGGCCGAAGGTCCACCACTGGCCCTGTCTGAACTGCGGGCCTGGTGTGAAGTCGGGCCGCCGGGCGCCAGGGTGGTTCGGGTGACCCCCAGCCAGCTCCCCGTCACGGGCGACGACTGGTTCGAAGTGCGCTACTGA